A stretch of the Ananas comosus cultivar F153 linkage group 14, ASM154086v1, whole genome shotgun sequence genome encodes the following:
- the LOC109720621 gene encoding NDR1/HIN1-like protein 13 produces MAYNQQPPPRYVMLSEYGGGSGGESLNLRPPPHRRNLPRYYSHGRSKGGACCCGCLCWCCCFLLLFILAVVGTAAYFFFIMKPKIPSYSVSALSISSFEFRASDFTLHAKLTAHIRAENPNDMIGISYGSGSSVVVSYKNSTLCSGHLPSFYQGHRNTTVMQVVMEGRHTVDSGFQDALKENREAGQVPLDVYVRVPVSLRLNEVDLREITVNVHCALVVDSLSPNTKVNIKSAQYKVNVEF; encoded by the coding sequence ATGGCTTACAACCAACAACCGCCTCCGCGCTACGTGATGTTATCTGAGTATGGCGGTGGCAGTGGGGGGGAGTCCCTGAACCTCCGTCCTCCGCCCCACCGACGCAACCTACCCCGTTACTACTCCCACGGTCGATCGAAAGGCGGTGCCTGTTGCTGTGGCTGCCTCTGCTGGTGCTGCTGCTTTCTCCTCCTTTTCATCCTTGCGGTTGTCGGCACCGCCGCTTACTTCTTCTTCATCATGAAGCCCAAGATCCCTTCCTACTCCGTCTCGGCCCTCTCGATCTCCTCCTTCGAGTTCCGCGCCTCCGATTTCACCCTCCATGCGAAGCTCACCGCGCATATTCGTGCAGAAAACCCTAACGACATGATAGGCATCTCTTACGGTTCAGGTTCCAGCGTAGTCGTGTCGTATAAAAATTCGACGTTGTGCTCCGGTCACCTACCGAGCTTCTACCAAGGACACCGAAACACGACCGTCATGCAGGTGGTCATGGAGGGGCGACATACGGTCGATTCAGGATTTCAAGATGCTCTCAAGGAGAACAGGGAAGCAGGGCAAGTCCCGCTTGACGTGTACGTGCGCGTGCCGGTCTCGTTGCGGCTCAACGAGGTCGACCTTCGGGAGATCACGGTGAACGTCCATTGCGCGCTCGTCGTCGACAGCTTGTCTCCGAACACCAAGGTCAACATAAAGTCGGCGCAGTACAAGGTCAACGTCGAGTTCTAA